In Miniphocaeibacter halophilus, the following proteins share a genomic window:
- the sufC gene encoding Fe-S cluster assembly ATPase SufC, whose protein sequence is MKEILNVKNLKVQVEDKVILKGIDLRINSGEIHVFMGPNGAGKTTFANAIMGNPIYDISEGEIYFKDKLINDLAVDERAREGIFMSFQAPIEVPGITVENFLKTAKTAVTGETQRVMPFKRELKSSMGKLEMNPDYASRYLNVGFSGGERKKNEILQMSILNPTLAFLDETDSGLDVDAIRIVSQGINDFHSEENAIVIITHQIKLLEKIKPDFVHVFVDGEIVKSGDMSLALDIEKNGFDAYKKEVE, encoded by the coding sequence GTGAAAGAAATATTAAATGTTAAGAACTTGAAAGTTCAAGTTGAAGATAAAGTAATTTTAAAAGGCATAGATTTAAGAATTAATTCTGGAGAAATTCATGTTTTTATGGGACCAAATGGAGCCGGTAAAACTACTTTTGCCAATGCAATTATGGGAAATCCCATATATGATATTTCTGAAGGCGAAATTTATTTTAAAGATAAATTAATAAATGATTTGGCAGTAGATGAAAGGGCAAGGGAAGGAATATTTATGTCATTTCAAGCGCCTATTGAAGTTCCTGGTATAACTGTAGAGAATTTCCTTAAAACTGCAAAAACTGCAGTTACAGGTGAAACCCAAAGGGTTATGCCCTTTAAAAGGGAGCTAAAATCCAGTATGGGAAAACTTGAAATGAACCCTGATTATGCAAGTAGATATTTAAATGTTGGATTTAGTGGTGGCGAAAGAAAGAAAAATGAAATTTTACAAATGTCTATTTTAAATCCTACCTTAGCATTTTTAGACGAGACAGATTCTGGACTTGACGTTGATGCAATAAGAATAGTTTCCCAAGGTATAAATGATTTTCACAGTGAAGAAAATGCTATTGTAATTATTACCCACCAAATAAAACTGCTTGAAAAAATTAAACCTGATTTTGTTCATGTATTTGTTGATGGGGAAATTGTAAAGTCAGGGGATATGTCTTTAGCATTGGATATTGAGAAAAACGGATTCGATGCTTATAAAAAGGAAGTGGAATAA